CCCGGCGTAGTCTTAGACGAAGACGGGTGCAGGCAGGGGAGGTGGATCCGCGGAGCGGAGACGGAGGGGTCCACTATCAAGCCTTCACATAGAATCACTCGAGCTCACGGATAAGCGATACGCGAGTCTGACCCGATCGAATCCGTCCACTTCAACAAGCACTTACCCGGTAAGTGACGATGATCCTAGAATAAGCCCTCAGCATGCGACGTATTTTGTCGCAGCAGGTGTTAGTATGGTTTGAATCAATTTATGCCGAAGTCATCCAACCATCTGGCCCTCGAGCGCCAATGGGAGCTGCTGAAGCTCCTACCGAGTCGCAGCCCGGGAATCACCTGCGGCGAACTGGTAAACCGCTTGGCCGAATCCGGCTATAAGGTCGCCAAACGCACGGTGGAGCGCGATCTGGTGCAACTGGAAAAGCAGTTCGGCATCCGCTGCAACGAGGACTCGAAACCCTATCAATGGCACTGGCTCCCCGGACAGAAAGAGACCTTCGCGGGCGTCGATCTGGCCGATGCCGTCTCCCTGACACTCGCGGAAGGCGTGCTCAAACAAATGCTGCCCCCGTCCATGGTGAAAGTGCTGGCCCCGAAGTTTGAGCAAGCGAAGGAAAAGCTGAAGTCCGTCTCGGGCCACCCCATGGCGAAGCTGCAGGAAAAGGTCCGTTACGTCCCCACCACCCTGCACTTCGAGAGCCCATTTGTCCGAGCCAACATCCTGGAGCAAATCCAGTCGGCACTCGTCTCCGAGCGTCAGATCCAAGCCAGCTACGCCCCTTTTGAGCGAAAGCCCATAAACCTGCGTCTGCACCCCCTCTCCCTCATCCAGCGGGGCAACGTCTCCTATCTCGCCGCTACAACCTTCGACTACACCGACGTCCGGCTCTACGCCGTCCACCGCTTCGAATCAGTGGAAGAACTCGAAGATAAAATCGACATTCCCTCAGGCTACTCGGTCGACAACTACCTCGCCTCCGGCGCGATGGAGTTCGGTGCCGGCCAGGAAATCATCCTGAAAGCCAAGATAAGTAACCAGCTCGCCACCTACCTTGCCGAAACCCCGCTCCACCCCGATCAGAAAATCCAGCACAAGGATGGCGGCTATCAACTCACCGCCAAGGTCCATGACAGCTGGCAACTAAGCTTCTGGATACTCTCTCAAGGCGCCGAGATCACCATTCTTTCCCCGAAGTCTCTGAAAGAAGCAATTCACCAGCAGCTCTCGCAAGCCGCGAAAAACTACAGGCAATTACCAAAATCATGAGCTTCGATTATTACGTATTCATGAACGCGAGCTCAGACAGCCTGGGCTGTCCACGCAAAGACGGGATGCAATCCGATAACAACAAATAAGAAATGGACAATAAACATAAAGAACACCTCGAGCTCATGTCCCACCTGATCAAAGATGGCCAAGCCATTGTCACGATCGAAGACTGGGAGAAATATGCACCACCTGCCGGCAAAGCGTCCCAATGGAAAGATGGCCGCAGCGCAAAGGAGTGCGCTCAAGCTTGGACATCGGCAAATATGAAAGGAAGGCTGTTGCCTCCAGAAATCCATAAGACCTTATCAACGATTGAGGGCTTTGACCAAGTCCTAACCTGGACAGCTGCACCGGAAGTCAGGCAAGCTTTCGATACCTTAGGAGGCAATACACGCAACTGTGATTTGGAAGTACGTGGCTTTGGACGACGGGGAAAGTTCCTGCTCTGCATCGAAGCAAAAGCAGATGAAAGCTTCGGTAAGACGTTAACGAAACAGCGGCAGTCAGCAGAACATGCACGGTCAGAAAATCCAAAATCACAACAACTGAAGCGCCTTAATGACTTAGAAACACGTTTTTTGAAAGGCACCAAATTCGATCCGGACAAGCTCTATTACCAACTCCTCACTGCCTCTGCAGGTGCGCTGGAGGAAGCCAAACGCGAAGAGGCAAGATACTGCATTCTAATGATTCAGGAGTTCATCAGTCAGCAAACAGATGCGAACAAGCGGCAACTCAACCACGAGGCACTCAACGAATTCCTGAGCGTGCTGACGAAAGCCCAAATCACTGTGAGTGAAAACACGCTCATCGGCCCGATTGCACTGCCAAGTCATTTCGACGATAGCTATCCGCAGTTCTACGTAGGTTTGGCAACACGCCGCCTACCGGGCAGCGGTCCTTTAAACTGATCTACACACCAACCCAATGGCCAATACCCTGCTTCACTTAACTGACCAGCGGCATCTTACTTCATAATAAATCAGTCTTCTGAAGTACCCCTAGTTAATTAGATTTGTCTCCTTCACAGGCAGTTCAACCCCATACTCCTTACAGCGCTTGATAAATCCAAACAGCTTTTGATCAGCTAGTTCGGAATTCCTTAGTTCGGAAAGCTCAAACAGCTGAAACAGCTTCGTAATGTTCCCTTCAGGATGAACCTGCAGGTCTGGATTGCAAAATTCTATATCCGACGGATCAACACGTGCATCGTCTCCGCCCGTAGCAGTGCCGAGTAGCAACATGGTATCAGACGAATCCACACTTTTGAATTTTTCCGGCTGTAGCCTCTGTGCTTCATCAGTTTTGAAATCAGAATCCCAATAGCCGGTATCACTAAAAAGGAAAAAATAAAGATCCGTAGTATTCTCACTCTCGCCACTTCGAAAATAATAGACGTAGTTATACATACCGAGCCAATCCCAAGCCCACCGATCAAGTGGCCAAGTTGAATTACGAGAGGGGGGTGATGCAGAGAACCATGGATATGAGTTAATAAAATGCATTTCCATACGGCTACTCATGTGTTTGACCAAATCCAGCACCATCTTCTGATAGGAATACAGAGTGCGATACGAGCGTCGAACTTCGACCAACGCTTCTCTAACTTCTTTTTGGTTATTTTTGACCATAATTTTTACCAGTTGCTATTTCAAATGACAAAGCCTCTCCTCTAACTGACTTTCGTTTCATCCAATAGCGAAAATCAGCATCCTCCAACCATTGATACATTCCGTAACCATGCATCTCAAACAACTCGACTAGGTCATCCATGATACGAATTTTAGCTAAAAGCTCGGACGAATGCATGTATTGCTCTCGCCAACTTTTACGCAGACGATCAACAACAGCCAACAACCTCGCCCAACGTGATTTGATGACTATGACAGAACACCCGTTTTCCTCGATGTTTAAAGATTCGCTTTCCTCAGAATGCAAGCCGCCCACTGCGATTAAATAAAGCGGTTTCGCCCTTTGATCCTCATCGATAATATTCCTGTAAGCTTGAGCTTCGTTTCTCCACTGATCCTTACGCTGCTGCCCATCATCGTTGCGCTTTGATTCCACGATTAGGTTAAGCCCATCAAACTCAATAAACACGTCTGGTTCAACAAAGTTAACATTTGAAGTGTTCTCAGCATTCCAATGCGGCCAAAACTCAACATTTAAAAGTTTACCAGATGTTTCTGGGAGATCATTCCCATAAGTCCCAGCTTTCAATATCCCCCATAGCAATTCGACTGGCAGATAGAGCAGTTGGCCGAATACCGATGAAGTCAACGTGTCTTCGTTAAAGACAGGAACTGAACCAGACTTGTTTCGTTGTATAGCGTGATACATTATTCAAAATTTAGCTTTTTTATGCCTAGACCATGACTCTTCACACAGGAATTAATAGATATGTAAGAAGCATAACAATCATCAACCGTTACTCAACTGGATACTCACCACCCCCAGCAACTGCCGTGCACGGCTGGCACCGATGAAGAAGGCCTCGGCGAAGTCGGGCTTGGAGCTGGAAGCCAGTGACTCGAAGGGTGCGAAATCGATCAGGATGACGGCGAGGAAATCCATGCCTTTGGAACGGTGGGCGCCGATATAGTTCAGCTTGCCCCGAACCTCTTCGTCGTAATCCGCCACTTCGTAGCCGCAGATCGTCGCCTCAGCACCGAGTGAGCTGTCTTTCAGCCACTTCCGGGGGCCGATCAGGACGACATCACTGGGCTTACAGAGCCCGGTGTCCTTCCAGCCTTTGACGATGGATTCGACCGCTTGGACTAGCCCCGCGGGATCCGTCTGGCGCTGGACAACCTCCGGCCCCGTTGGCAGGCCGTCGTGCGCCTCGATCGCATCAACCAGAGGTGCGGTGGCTTCGGCACGCAGGGTCTTCAAATAGCGATAGATCGGCATCGTGTAGCGCAGGGCCTTCCGGAGCTGTAGATGCACCGCGCCACCAAGATGTGTCCGCAGGCGTTCGGGTTCGAAGCTATCGGCCCCTCGGAAAGCCGGTCGTTGCGCCCGGTCGTAGTAGATCGCAATGGGTGCCTCCACCCCGCCCTTCAGGAGTTTCAGATACCAGGACCACCACCCCAGCTCGGCCCCCTCAATGCCGGCGGTGTCATGATCCTGTGCCTCATCCACCACCAACGCGTCGTATTGCAGGGCAAGCTTGCCACTGTCCAAGGCCATGGCGACATATTCGGGCAGCTCTTCCTGAAAATACCGCGGCAGATCCGCCGAAGCAGTCGGCACCTCCAGCGGCAAGCCCTCTGTCGCGATGATCTGTCCCATCAGCTCTTCCCAACTCAGAACGGTCACCGAGCCACGTTTCAGCTTCAGACGCGCGGCCATCCGCTTCAAGCGCTCCGCCAGCAGGAGATTGTAAACCACGAATAGCACGGAACGGCCGCCCTCCCCTTCAGCCAGCCATTCCGCCTGCTTCAGCGCCAGAAAGGTCTTTCCCGTGCCCACGCCGCCTTCAACCATCCAATGCCGGTTGTTTTGGAGCATTTCCAGCAGTCCGAACTCGGTCGACTTGAACTGCTCAAAGAGACGGTCGCTCTGGCGCAGGAACATCTGCAGCGACTCCGGCTTCAATCCCTTGGCCAGCGCAGCATGAAAGGCCCCGACACTATCCGGACAATGGGTCGGATGCGTGGCCATGTGCTGCTGCCACCAGCCCTGAAAATCATCCAGATCCTGCCCGAAAATCAAATTCTCCCGGCCGAGCTCCCCGGTCAGGCGGTCCTGCCCGGTCAGGTTCACATTCGGCACACAGAGCGCCTTTCCCACATAGGGCACCGTCCCGTCAAAATTCGCTTTCAGGTCATCGATGACCGCTTTCCACTCCCCAAAGAGCTGAGTCGCGGGGTTATCCGTGCCGTGCTCCCATTCTCCGGTCAGCGGAAAATGACGATTTTTCCCGGACTTCACCTCCACCACCAGGATCCGTCCATCCGGCCCGAGGAGGATAAAGTCTCCTTCCCTATCCCGCATGCCCGCATGACGCTTCCGCTCGTAGAAATACCCCCAGCGAATCCGCCAGCCCTCCGGCAATTGGTTCAACACCTCGGCCACCCGAAGTTCAGTGGGGTCAGCCTTGTCCAGGGGGCGATTATAAAACCAGATCGGCATGCGCCCAAATCAATCTCATCCTCACGTTTTTGAAAAGCGTTTTGTCACACACCTAGCCAACGCCATAAAGATTAAGACACAGTCACAACAATTAGCCTAGGTCAACAGATGTCCTACTGCCTCGGCTAAGTTATGAATAAAAACATCCTGGCGGACCATCTTTCCTATAGACTCCTAACCCTAATAACCTTATTCGTCGAAACACCTATTGTCTCTTATCATATATTCGTATGCCATTCCTGTTAAAGTGGATGACCTTCCCCTTCCCCCTTTTCCTTAAATCAACCTTCCAGAAAACTTATCCTCCCAACATTTCCTCACAAACTCTCTTCAAGACGTGCTACCCCTAGATGAAACAGATCAAACAAATAGCTGCATAAGTTGAATATGCTCTGATGATGACTTTGGAACAAGTAGCTCAAAATCGAATAAGTTTGGCGCGCCAAATCATCGATAAATACATTCAACTTAAAAATAAGCGCATTCGGGAAATGTGCGCCTATGCCGGAGAGGTCTTAGCCCGTTACAACGAACGAAAGGAACGGGATACAGAAGAGAACCGACAGACCAGCTTTCAGTATAATCCTCTCAGAACGATTCCGATTGGTGAAA
The DNA window shown above is from Coraliomargarita parva and carries:
- a CDS encoding helix-turn-helix transcriptional regulator, whose protein sequence is MPKSSNHLALERQWELLKLLPSRSPGITCGELVNRLAESGYKVAKRTVERDLVQLEKQFGIRCNEDSKPYQWHWLPGQKETFAGVDLADAVSLTLAEGVLKQMLPPSMVKVLAPKFEQAKEKLKSVSGHPMAKLQEKVRYVPTTLHFESPFVRANILEQIQSALVSERQIQASYAPFERKPINLRLHPLSLIQRGNVSYLAATTFDYTDVRLYAVHRFESVEELEDKIDIPSGYSVDNYLASGAMEFGAGQEIILKAKISNQLATYLAETPLHPDQKIQHKDGGYQLTAKVHDSWQLSFWILSQGAEITILSPKSLKEAIHQQLSQAAKNYRQLPKS
- a CDS encoding DUF6946 family protein, producing the protein MDNKHKEHLELMSHLIKDGQAIVTIEDWEKYAPPAGKASQWKDGRSAKECAQAWTSANMKGRLLPPEIHKTLSTIEGFDQVLTWTAAPEVRQAFDTLGGNTRNCDLEVRGFGRRGKFLLCIEAKADESFGKTLTKQRQSAEHARSENPKSQQLKRLNDLETRFLKGTKFDPDKLYYQLLTASAGALEEAKREEARYCILMIQEFISQQTDANKRQLNHEALNEFLSVLTKAQITVSENTLIGPIALPSHFDDSYPQFYVGLATRRLPGSGPLN
- a CDS encoding nuclease-related domain-containing DEAD/DEAH box helicase; amino-acid sequence: MPIWFYNRPLDKADPTELRVAEVLNQLPEGWRIRWGYFYERKRHAGMRDREGDFILLGPDGRILVVEVKSGKNRHFPLTGEWEHGTDNPATQLFGEWKAVIDDLKANFDGTVPYVGKALCVPNVNLTGQDRLTGELGRENLIFGQDLDDFQGWWQQHMATHPTHCPDSVGAFHAALAKGLKPESLQMFLRQSDRLFEQFKSTEFGLLEMLQNNRHWMVEGGVGTGKTFLALKQAEWLAEGEGGRSVLFVVYNLLLAERLKRMAARLKLKRGSVTVLSWEELMGQIIATEGLPLEVPTASADLPRYFQEELPEYVAMALDSGKLALQYDALVVDEAQDHDTAGIEGAELGWWSWYLKLLKGGVEAPIAIYYDRAQRPAFRGADSFEPERLRTHLGGAVHLQLRKALRYTMPIYRYLKTLRAEATAPLVDAIEAHDGLPTGPEVVQRQTDPAGLVQAVESIVKGWKDTGLCKPSDVVLIGPRKWLKDSSLGAEATICGYEVADYDEEVRGKLNYIGAHRSKGMDFLAVILIDFAPFESLASSSKPDFAEAFFIGASRARQLLGVVSIQLSNG